AGGTCGGGAAGTCTCTTCGTCTTTTTATTTATGATATGACCCTTAAAGAGGGAGAAAAGCAGAAATTGACTGTGTTGATGAATCCGGAAATCATCGCTTCCGAAGGGGAAATTATCGCGGAAGAGGGCTGTCTCTCTATTCCGGAACATTGGGAAAAGGTGAAAAGGGCCGCCCGTGTTCAAATTAAAGGGATTAATCGTGAAGGAAAGGAGCTCCGGTATGAGGCCGAAGGGCTCCACGCCAGGCTGATTCAACATGAGATTGATCATCTAAATGGCGTCTTGATGTTCGACCATTTGAGTTCTTTGAAACGCAATATCCTCCTAAGAAAATTGAAAAAAGAAAAAAAGCAAAGTTAATTAATGAGGGAGCGTCGGTGTGAATATTGTTTTCATGGGCACCCCTGAGTTTGCCGTCCCCTCGTTAGTGGCTTTGGCCGATTCCGGGAAAAACATCATCGCAGTGGTCACCCAGCCTGACCGTCCCAAAGGAAGAAAACAGATTCTGACACCGTCTCCGGTTAAAGAACGCGCTGAAAAACTCTCTTTTCCAATCTATCAACCTGAAAAAGTCAGAGACCCCCGATTCATCGAAACGATAAAAACGCTTTCTCCCGATGTCATGGTTGTCGTGGCATTTGGTCAGATCTTGCCCCAGACATTACTCGATGTACCTCGTTTCGGATGCGTCAATGTTCATGCTTCGCTACTTCCGAAATTCAGGGGAGCGGCGCCAGTTCATTGGGCCTTGATTGAAGGCGAAAGGGAGACCGGGGTGACCACGATGCTTTTGGATGCCGGGATGGATACCGGACCGATGTTAAGAAAAAAGAGTCTGACGATTCTGCCTCAAGAGACGGGAGTGACGCTCTCGCAGAAACTGTCTCATCTGGGTGCGACAGTTCTCCTGGAGACCCTTGAGGATTTAGAAAAAGGAAAACTCCACCCAATTCCTCAAGATCCGAAATTGGCGACGTATGCGCCACTCCTTAAGAAAATGGATGGAGAGGTGGTTTGGGAAGAGTCCGCAGTGAGAATTGAAAGAAAATGGAGAGCCTTGACTTTGTGGCCCGGGATGTTTACTTACCATCGTAAGGGACTCATCAAATTGGTAACGGTAAGGGTCTCCCAGGAAATAATCCGGGCCCAGCCCGGGGAAGTGCTTGATGCCGGAAAAGAAGCGATCATTGTTGCAACCGGCCAGGGCAGTCTTGAAATTTTAGAACTTCAGCCGGAAAATGGCAGAAAAATGACCGTTTCGCAATATCTTTCCGGACATCCGCTCATGAGAGGGGAGAGATTGGGGGAAAAATAGAAAACACGATTTGATTTATGGTATACTGACCTCCTGGTTTCACAAACAATGCAATTAAGTACCTGACGAAGGAATGAGAAAATGAAGAATAATTTGAAAACCACTTTTTTGCTAGTTTTATTGACTCTTCTCATGATTTTTATAGGAGGCGCGATCGGCGGCAGGGGAGGAATGACCATTGCCTTTGTCATGGCAATGGGAATGAATTTTATTTCCTACTGGTTTAGCGACAAGATTGTTCTTGCCATGTATGGAGCCAAAGAAGTGTCCCAGAGCGAAGCACCGGAACTCTACAGTACGGTCAGTTATCTTGCCACCCGGGCAAATATTCCGATGCCAAAAATTTATATCATGGAAAATCCGACACCGAATGCTTTTGCGACAGGGAGAAATCCCGAACATGCTGCGGTAGCGGTCACCACAGGAATTCTCGGAATATTGAATCGCGAAGAGTTAACCGGTGTTCTGGGTCATGAACTGGCCCATGTTCAGCATCGTGATATTTTAATCAGTACCGTTGCAGCGGCGATTGCCGGAGCGATCAGCATGCTTGCCAATATGGCACAGTGGGGTCTGATTTTTGGAGGCGGGCGAAGCGACCGGGAAGAGGGTTCAGGTGGTTTGGCTGGTTCGCTCGTGATGATTATTGTCGCTCCGATTGCCGCGATGCTGGTACAGATGGCGATCTCCCGTTCGAGAGAATTTGAGGCGGATCGGGGCGGTGCCCTTATTTCAGGCAACCCCATGTCGCTCGCCAACGCACTTCGAAAACTGGAACGAGGTGTTCAAGCAGTGCCCATGGATGCCAATCCGGCGACCGCCCATATGTTTATTGTAAGTCCTTTGACCGGCAATGCTTTTTTCAAGCTTTTTTCCACGCATCCTCCGATGGAAGAGAGAATTGCCCGGCTAGAAAGTATGGTTGTTAACGGCTAATCTCATCTTTAAGATTCCAAAAAAACCCCATCAAACAGCTTAAAAGTGTTTTTGGGGTTTTTTTGTGGAAACCGACCGAATGATGACGAAATCGAATCCTCGACTTTCTGCGCTTCACATTGTGAATGAAGTCGAAGAAAAGGAGGTGTTTCTCGATCCGCTGATGGAACGGGAATATGAAAAGCTCACTTCGCTTGATCGCGGTTTGCTGAAAGAGCTGGTCTATGGGACCTTGCAATGGCAAGGCTATCTGGACTGGGTGATTAACCGGTATGCCGATCGAAAGACCCATCGGATGGGAGAGTGGGTTCGAAATACCCTCCGGTTGGGAACCTATCAGCTTCTCTTTTTGACGAAAATTCCTTCTTTTGCCGCAATTCACGAGAGTGTCGAACTGGTCAAAGAAAAGGAAGGGCTCCCTTCTTCCGGATTTGTTAATGGCGTTCTCAGATCCATTCTTCGGGATAAAGAAGCGCACAAAATCCCCGATCTGAAAGACGACAGTTCCCATAATATTGCCATCAAGTACTCCCAGCCGGAATGGCTTGTAAAACGGTGGGTTGCCCGATACGGAATTGAAAACACGCGGACCTGGTTCAAAAGCAAAATCGGCACGCCCCCATTTACCATTCGGGTGAATCGGGTCCTGATCGATCGGGACCATCTCTCGTCTATCTTGTTAGACGAAGGGATCAGTAACCAGAAAACAGAATTCTCTCCTGTCGGATTGGTTCTGGATAGACCTGGAGATGTGACACGC
The genomic region above belongs to Nitrospirota bacterium and contains:
- the def gene encoding peptide deformylase; amino-acid sequence: MSAIQIVTFPAPILREKASLVINVDGGLQKLIDQMIETLYGVPGLGVAAPQVGKSLRLFIYDMTLKEGEKQKLTVLMNPEIIASEGEIIAEEGCLSIPEHWEKVKRAARVQIKGINREGKELRYEAEGLHARLIQHEIDHLNGVLMFDHLSSLKRNILLRKLKKEKKQS
- a CDS encoding methionyl-tRNA formyltransferase, with the protein product MGTPEFAVPSLVALADSGKNIIAVVTQPDRPKGRKQILTPSPVKERAEKLSFPIYQPEKVRDPRFIETIKTLSPDVMVVVAFGQILPQTLLDVPRFGCVNVHASLLPKFRGAAPVHWALIEGERETGVTTMLLDAGMDTGPMLRKKSLTILPQETGVTLSQKLSHLGATVLLETLEDLEKGKLHPIPQDPKLATYAPLLKKMDGEVVWEESAVRIERKWRALTLWPGMFTYHRKGLIKLVTVRVSQEIIRAQPGEVLDAGKEAIIVATGQGSLEILELQPENGRKMTVSQYLSGHPLMRGERLGEK
- the htpX gene encoding zinc metalloprotease HtpX, which translates into the protein MKNNLKTTFLLVLLTLLMIFIGGAIGGRGGMTIAFVMAMGMNFISYWFSDKIVLAMYGAKEVSQSEAPELYSTVSYLATRANIPMPKIYIMENPTPNAFATGRNPEHAAVAVTTGILGILNREELTGVLGHELAHVQHRDILISTVAAAIAGAISMLANMAQWGLIFGGGRSDREEGSGGLAGSLVMIIVAPIAAMLVQMAISRSREFEADRGGALISGNPMSLANALRKLERGVQAVPMDANPATAHMFIVSPLTGNAFFKLFSTHPPMEERIARLESMVVNG
- the rsmB gene encoding 16S rRNA (cytosine(967)-C(5))-methyltransferase RsmB, which encodes MMTKSNPRLSALHIVNEVEEKEVFLDPLMEREYEKLTSLDRGLLKELVYGTLQWQGYLDWVINRYADRKTHRMGEWVRNTLRLGTYQLLFLTKIPSFAAIHESVELVKEKEGLPSSGFVNGVLRSILRDKEAHKIPDLKDDSSHNIAIKYSQPEWLVKRWVARYGIENTRTWFKSKIGTPPFTIRVNRVLIDRDHLSSILLDEGISNQKTEFSPVGLVLDRPGDVTRLHSYQKGLFYVQDEASQLVPFLLSPRSGDQILDACAAPGGKATQLAELIGDRGEIMAVDQSPDRINTLQRNLKRLGLTSVKPRQFDLTRNVKEFEKRGFNKILLDAPCSGLGVLSRHPEGKWQKRENLLPSYSKSQSQLLEVVSKSLKGGGILVYSTCSTEPEENEKVIEKFIKNNPAFRVENPRASLPEGCNRFIGKDYYFRTFPEGENMDGFFAVRMVKKT